A region of the Cryptococcus neoformans var. neoformans B-3501A chromosome 6, whole genome shotgun sequence genome:
ATCGACCAAGCCGCCAAACTGAAGTTTGTCCTCATCCGAGGCTGCACGCTGAGCACTGAGAAAGCTGTCAGTGCTTTATAGTAGAATGAAGGACCCAATGACGTACGCCTGCAAAGCTGTCCAACCCCCAGCCTCATAACACCTTTCTTATCTCTGAATCAACAAACTGAAAAAAATGAACTGCCCTTTTTTGGAAGGTTTTCCCGCAGTCATGATCTTCATTGTCTTCGGCTCGCCATTTGTCTATGTTCGCTTGATAGAACACAGCTTTCTCACGCTTCACTGCTCAGCCATGCTCCGCTAGAAATTAACTCACCAGGAATGCAAGACGAGCGATCACAGCCATCTGGAAGAAAATTCTCTGCCACAATCCAAAGATTGTTTTTATGCGGATTGAATCCTTCAACTATAAGTCTGGTAAGCTGCTAGCCTCGAGTGAGAAGTCATTCAGCCACTAATGTATGGATATCACTGCGAAGATGGGTCAATAATGACTTGATATGTCTCTCGCACCTCGCCCATTTacgccatcttcatcctccgcaGACACCACGTTTCTCTGGTATTGACTTTGCTTTCCTTGTCTCCTTGAGTTTCTCTCCTCGAGCCAAACGTACCTCCCAAAGGGTCTTCAAGGATTCGAGTGGGATTGGTACAATGTGCGCGGAAGAGCGAAAAGGAGGACGTTGATGTTGTGAAAAGCAGCTGTGTTGATCACAAAAACAGTCGGCATCGCGATGGCGAACCGCAGCCATCTTCTGGCTGGTTGCCTCTCATGTTCGCCTCGAAGAACGCTGGGCAGTGCTTTCACCGTACCTTGGAGTATCTGTCAGAAAGAATCTCAAAGTGCCTATCAAATCCAAGAAGACTCACCGGGTTTGATGTATGGGCGATGCACCAGCCAAGACGCCCCTTGACTTTGCAAGAGAAAAGATACCTGGCCCCGCTTGAAGATCTCTTGGCTCACACGCCCATGAACAAAGGGAGCAGCTATGACAATATTCTAAAGTGCTTATCGATAAGACCGCTCACGGACACGAAAATTGATGCACTTTCCCTACCATTCTGACTTTCGTCAAACCTGACTACCAGCATAGTGTCACCGCCCTGAAGTACCGGACCCTGACTCGGTTCCGGAGTCTCTCCATTAACATCCACGGTCGTAGGTTGTCACTAGCCTGAATGTCAAGCTGTGTGGCTATGGTACCAACGATCTTATCCATGACGTTATTTGGGAGTGTATTGAAATTGCTGAATCGAGAAAACATCGCGTACACTGTACCGCAGACAGTAATTCATCCGGCGGCCGCTAATGGAAGTGTGTGTGTTGCTGGATGGATGCTGACCATCTCTGCCGCTGTTCGATCTTGCGATCGTTCCACTTTGAGTAAAGGGTCGACATGTACACACCAGATCGACAGATACAAGCAACGAGCCAGCGTCGTCCCACTCGCATGGCCGATTCCCGCACCAGCGAACCAGTCGTCGCGTCACTTTTCTATTTCAAGTGTCAGGGATCCAGGGGATTTTGTAATTAGAGTTGCCGGATTTGGATAGCTGGGCGCATTTGGCTGGCGAGTTAATTACCCCAAGCTCCGCATTAGCATCCCGCGGGGTCTCGCCAGGAACGATTAGAAAAAGTTGATTAGAAAAGCACGTGGCAAATTTCGTTTGTTGGGGTGGGTCGATAGTTGCTCGGGCGCAGCTTTGGTCTCTTTGTGTTCTTTccgctcctccttcctttctccggctcttcctccctgtCTTTTGCTTCCGCCGCCCTCCTCTTGCACGCCACCCGCTCAACCCAGGGGCTATAAATTTCTTAGCTCGCCCTCAACGGCGGCCTATCCACCGCGACCTCCCGGACATTCttgcttttctttttttttaattCGACGGTACGCGTTTCCTCGACTTTCTATTCGGCCCCGCTTCCGCCCCCACCCCCGGCCATGCTCCGCCAAACGCTCGTGTCGCTCTCGTCGTTGGCCGCCTCCGCGCCTAT
Encoded here:
- a CDS encoding hypothetical protein (Match to ESTs gb|CF188612.1|CF188612, gb|CF193141.1|CF193141), with amino-acid sequence MAVIARLAFLTNGEPKTMKIMTAGKPSKKGQFIFFTLQAAQRAASDEDKLQFGGLVDRGGERRIPDAFNTLEDFQKRVVNTFREFWQQELSEGWHQPTTQQSGSS